GGCGACGGGACCCAGGATATTTATTACCACGACCCGGATGTTCTCTTCATCTCCTTCCATCAGGATGGCCGAACCCTCTACCCCGGCTCTGGCTTTACCCACGAATTAGGAGGACCCAGGGCCTTTGGTGCCACAATTAATATTCCCCTCCCGCCGGGCACCACAGATGAAGGAATTCACTACGTACTGGAGGAGTTGGTCCTGCCGGTTCTCGATGACTTCCAGCCCGAGTTGATCGTCAACTCGGCAGGGCAGGACAACCACTATACAGATCCACTGGCCAATATGCGCTTTACCGCCCAGGGTTACGCCCGGCTCAATGCCCGGTTGAAGCCGGACCTTGCAGTTCTTGAAGGGGGTTATGCCATCGAGTCCGCCCTTCCCTATGTGAATACGGGAATTGTTCTTGCCATGGCTGGTTTGGACTACTCTTACGTTCGGGAACCGGATTACAGAAAAGAAAACTTTATCCAGCCCCCGGAGAAAATGGTCTATATCAAAGAACTTGTCGAATACCTGAAAGAAATCTGGAAAAACAGGACATCGTTAGGGCAGCAAAAACAATTTCACGAAGGTGATTTCTACGAACAGAAGAGATCAATTTACTACGATACGGATCATATCAGGGAACAGCAATGGGAGCAAATTCGCCTGTGCAAAACCTGCCCCGGTTACCAGATGATCACTTCCCGGGGGATGTACCCCTACGGAACAACAAGGACCATCTTTGCGGTTGCAATTCCATGGCAGGCCTGTCTAAACTGCCAGGAGGAAGCAAGAGGCTACTATCAAGAAAGGATTAA
Above is a genomic segment from Bacillota bacterium containing:
- a CDS encoding histone deacetylase encodes the protein MPEKTGLVFFPAFDWAISPTHPEREERLLYTKDQLFEEGIMDLPEICEYKARLATFKDIARVHFCVPEIRAQVTEAHLIAAGGTLVLADALMNKEIKNGFALVRPPGHHAMRVVHGNRGFCNINNEAIMIEYLRKKYGIRKIAIVDTDVHHGDGTQDIYYHDPDVLFISFHQDGRTLYPGSGFTHELGGPRAFGATINIPLPPGTTDEGIHYVLEELVLPVLDDFQPELIVNSAGQDNHYTDPLANMRFTAQGYARLNARLKPDLAVLEGGYAIESALPYVNTGIVLAMAGLDYSYVREPDYRKENFIQPPEKMVYIKELVEYLKEIWKNRTSLGQQKQFHEGDFYEQKRSIYYDTDHIREQQWEQIRLCKTCPGYQMITSRGMYPYGTTRTIFAVAIPWQACLNCQEEARGYYQERIKNPQGLDFVYLQDKPHDIYYQFFVEKDCEIQIE